A single genomic interval of bacterium harbors:
- a CDS encoding Jag N-terminal domain-containing protein, with protein MKSLVEEAQTVGKALEKAWERAGMPTSFTVTVYETPEYGFLGFVKKNAKIGLVFNDNEHKNTENTKKKKNDTYDMQKKAKQKSIENKTNQNHEKHKDAVGDEQKDNLFKSKTATANTNGKAHGTSHTNVAVIPENGAAAISSFTWTDTMTNHVKTMVQDGLRLMGKETVSFSLQPEATILKVIFYGELVQHQAEQVAFFKNFAHLIVVSLRVHFKTEFKNLRLVLARE; from the coding sequence ATGAAATCGCTGGTCGAAGAGGCTCAAACAGTTGGTAAAGCCTTAGAAAAAGCTTGGGAAAGAGCCGGAATGCCAACCTCTTTTACGGTAACCGTGTATGAAACACCCGAGTATGGTTTTTTGGGATTTGTCAAAAAAAATGCAAAAATTGGATTAGTTTTTAATGATAATGAGCATAAAAACACTGAAAATACAAAAAAGAAAAAGAATGATACCTATGACATGCAAAAGAAAGCAAAGCAAAAGTCAATAGAAAATAAAACAAATCAGAATCATGAAAAGCATAAAGATGCTGTGGGTGACGAACAGAAAGATAACTTATTCAAATCGAAAACAGCAACAGCTAATACTAACGGAAAAGCTCATGGAACGTCTCATACCAATGTTGCGGTAATTCCGGAGAACGGTGCGGCAGCTATATCTTCGTTTACATGGACAGATACTATGACGAACCATGTGAAAACTATGGTTCAAGATGGGCTGCGGCTTATGGGTAAAGAGACAGTTTCCTTTTCTCTACAGCCTGAGGCAACGATTTTGAAGGTTATTTTTTACGGTGAACTTGTGCAGCATCAGGCCGAACAGGTAGCATTCTTTAAAAATTTTGCTCATTTAATAGTTGTTTCACTGAGAGTACATTTTAAAACTGAATTTAAAAATTTGAGATTAGTACTTGCACGTGAGTAA
- the ybeY gene encoding rRNA maturation RNase YbeY: MVQNLQSVSVDVAKLKKIAQAILLFLEYKSFDLAIQLVDDQTMQDYNRRFRNTDKPTDVLSFPFYPDLKAGERIVARTKDDKNLGDLVIAPRYVQNNLEQWQQTFEYRLAVLLVHGICHLLGYDHIEDADYEIMNAQEQKILTHLKQVGLV; this comes from the coding sequence ATGGTACAAAACCTTCAATCAGTTTCAGTTGACGTTGCAAAGCTAAAAAAAATAGCGCAGGCAATTTTACTGTTTTTAGAGTACAAAAGCTTTGACTTGGCAATACAGCTTGTCGATGATCAGACGATGCAGGATTACAACAGGCGTTTCAGAAACACAGACAAACCGACCGATGTGCTTTCGTTCCCTTTTTATCCGGATCTGAAAGCGGGTGAGCGAATTGTCGCTCGCACAAAAGATGACAAAAACCTTGGCGACCTTGTGATCGCACCACGTTATGTGCAAAACAACCTTGAGCAGTGGCAGCAGACCTTTGAATATCGTCTTGCAGTTCTTCTGGTTCACGGCATCTGCCATCTGTTGGGCTATGATCATATTGAAGATGCTGATTACGAAATTATGAATGCGCAAGAACAGAAAATTCTGACCCATTTAAAACAGGTGGGCCTTGTATGA
- a CDS encoding class I SAM-dependent methyltransferase has protein sequence MIYYLYTGILLLMSSWVVWRFYSQRHVLPCPSWLAWMVELDNPFAKAHKATEIIRFLSLRPGMKILDIGCGPGRICVPLAEKIDAIGGHVTGLDIQSDMIEKAREKSEKLGLLNIDFICGTIDQLPDNTYYNSMLMVCVLGEIPATEHAKVLEKMSSHLVPEGIISVTETVFDPHFQRHAKVKKLMKNNGFAEIKYRGNWLAYTAHFRKE, from the coding sequence ATGATCTATTATCTGTATACTGGGATTTTATTGTTGATGAGCAGTTGGGTGGTATGGCGTTTTTACTCACAACGCCATGTATTACCCTGCCCTTCATGGTTAGCATGGATGGTTGAACTGGACAATCCATTCGCCAAAGCTCACAAAGCAACTGAAATTATACGATTTTTGTCCTTACGACCTGGAATGAAAATTTTGGATATTGGATGTGGCCCTGGACGCATCTGTGTGCCACTTGCTGAAAAAATTGATGCGATCGGTGGACATGTCACCGGCCTTGACATTCAAAGTGACATGATTGAAAAAGCAAGAGAAAAATCCGAAAAATTAGGTCTTTTGAATATCGACTTTATCTGCGGCACCATAGATCAGCTTCCGGATAATACTTATTATAACAGTATGCTTATGGTATGTGTTCTGGGAGAAATACCCGCTACTGAACACGCCAAAGTATTAGAAAAAATGAGTTCCCATCTGGTGCCTGAAGGCATTATTTCAGTGACTGAAACAGTCTTTGACCCACACTTTCAACGACATGCAAAAGTGAAAAAGTTGATGAAAAATAATGGATTTGCAGAAATTAAATATAGAGGCAACTGGCTCGCATATACAGCACATTTTAGAAAAGAATAA
- a CDS encoding OmpA family protein, with the protein MSGFHQKNKLFLLLIASGLLVLPACRKDKKAKAKHHHHYEKPAQVKKIADDFDVPLEQDALAFDSQELTDLFDDSVDTAAHNDAIEPQGTAAKTDNSYEWAEEAPIEHSFKTVYFDFDKYNVRNDQKESVSYDAVQLKQLLAEARETGKEPKIMIEGHADSAAGTKEYNFGISHNRAHEVAKLLEKEGVPAANIKVVGRGQDMPAMIDGKKVTGSKNEQWPNRRVEVHIINS; encoded by the coding sequence ATGAGTGGTTTCCATCAAAAAAATAAACTATTTTTACTGTTAATTGCATCAGGTTTATTGGTTTTACCTGCGTGCAGAAAAGATAAAAAAGCAAAAGCAAAGCATCATCACCACTATGAAAAACCTGCACAAGTTAAAAAAATAGCAGATGACTTTGACGTTCCACTTGAACAAGATGCATTAGCATTTGATTCTCAAGAGTTAACAGATCTTTTTGATGATTCAGTTGATACAGCTGCACACAATGATGCTATAGAACCACAAGGTACGGCTGCAAAAACCGATAATAGTTATGAATGGGCAGAAGAAGCACCAATTGAACATTCATTTAAAACAGTTTATTTCGATTTTGACAAATATAATGTTCGAAATGACCAAAAAGAGTCTGTAAGCTATGATGCAGTGCAACTTAAACAGTTACTTGCAGAAGCCAGGGAAACCGGTAAAGAACCGAAAATCATGATTGAAGGCCATGCAGATAGTGCTGCTGGAACGAAGGAATACAACTTCGGCATTTCACACAATCGTGCACATGAAGTTGCAAAATTACTTGAAAAAGAAGGCGTGCCTGCAGCAAATATTAAGGTAGTCGGTCGAGGGCAAGATATGCCTGCAATGATTGATGGTAAAAAGGTTACTGGTTCCAAGAATGAGCAGTGGCCAAATCGTCGCGTAGAGGTTCATATTATTAATAGTTAA
- the groL gene encoding chaperonin GroEL (60 kDa chaperone family; promotes refolding of misfolded polypeptides especially under stressful conditions; forms two stacked rings of heptamers to form a barrel-shaped 14mer; ends can be capped by GroES; misfolded proteins enter the barrel where they are refolded when GroES binds), translating into MSSKKILFGAEAREKMRRGVDILADTVKITLGPKGRNVVIDKASGSPVITKDGVTVAKEIELLDKLENMGAQMVKEVASKTADVAGDGTTTATVLAQAIFREGNKAVTAGANPMALKRGIERAVTVVVEAIKASAKKVNDEKEIEQVATISANNDLAIGRQIAQAMNRVGRDGVITVEEAKGMQDELDVVEGMQFDRGSLSPYFFGNSEKLEAVLDNPLILLYEKKISSMKSLLPLLEQVAKSGRSLLIVAEDVEGEALATLVVNKLRGALNVVAVKAPGFGDRRKAMLEDLAILTGGKMISEDLGLKLENVSGADLGSAKKVTVTKDHTTIVEGQGSDMNIKSRIAQIRMQIENCTSDYDKEKLQERLAKLAGGVAVIKVGAATEIEMKEKKDRIDDALHATRAAIEEGVVSGGGVCLLRVQKQLDGLQFEGDEQLGLTIIRRALEEPMRIIASNAGYDASVVVNRVKEEKDTIGFDANKGQYVNMIEAGILDPAKVTRSAIQNAGSIAGLLLTTEASICELPQDKKETPAHPGMGGMGDMY; encoded by the coding sequence ATGTCATCAAAAAAAATTTTATTTGGTGCTGAGGCACGTGAAAAAATGCGTCGTGGTGTTGATATTTTGGCCGATACGGTAAAAATTACCCTTGGGCCCAAGGGACGCAACGTTGTTATTGATAAAGCGTCTGGAAGCCCAGTGATTACCAAAGATGGGGTGACGGTTGCAAAAGAGATAGAGCTGCTCGATAAGTTAGAAAACATGGGCGCACAGATGGTCAAAGAGGTGGCCAGCAAAACAGCAGATGTTGCTGGTGATGGTACAACGACCGCGACCGTTTTGGCGCAGGCGATTTTTCGTGAAGGCAACAAGGCAGTCACTGCCGGCGCAAATCCAATGGCATTAAAACGTGGCATAGAACGAGCTGTGACAGTGGTTGTTGAGGCAATCAAAGCGAGTGCAAAAAAAGTAAATGATGAGAAAGAGATCGAACAGGTAGCAACTATTTCGGCGAATAACGATCTTGCAATTGGCCGTCAGATTGCACAGGCAATGAACCGAGTAGGCCGTGATGGCGTGATTACAGTCGAAGAAGCAAAGGGTATGCAAGACGAGCTTGATGTAGTTGAAGGCATGCAGTTTGATCGGGGTTCCTTATCGCCTTATTTTTTTGGTAATTCAGAAAAGCTAGAAGCGGTACTTGATAATCCGTTAATCTTGCTTTATGAAAAGAAGATTAGTAGCATGAAATCACTCTTGCCTTTGCTTGAACAGGTTGCAAAATCAGGCAGATCATTGCTTATTGTTGCCGAAGACGTAGAAGGCGAAGCACTTGCTACTTTGGTAGTTAATAAGTTGCGTGGTGCGTTGAATGTTGTGGCAGTCAAAGCTCCCGGTTTTGGTGATCGTCGCAAAGCGATGCTTGAAGACTTGGCTATTTTGACCGGTGGCAAAATGATTAGCGAAGATCTTGGCTTGAAGCTTGAAAATGTTTCTGGTGCGGATCTTGGTTCTGCCAAAAAGGTGACTGTGACGAAGGATCATACGACTATCGTGGAAGGCCAAGGCAGCGATATGAACATCAAAAGCCGTATTGCTCAGATTCGTATGCAGATTGAAAACTGCACCTCAGATTATGACAAAGAAAAACTCCAAGAACGCTTGGCAAAATTAGCGGGTGGTGTGGCAGTTATCAAGGTCGGTGCAGCAACTGAAATTGAGATGAAGGAAAAGAAAGATCGCATTGATGATGCACTGCACGCAACTCGAGCGGCAATTGAAGAAGGCGTTGTTTCTGGCGGTGGCGTCTGTCTGCTTCGTGTGCAAAAGCAGTTGGATGGTTTGCAGTTTGAAGGCGATGAGCAACTTGGTTTGACCATTATTCGTCGTGCACTTGAAGAGCCAATGAGGATTATTGCAAGCAACGCTGGTTACGATGCTTCTGTTGTCGTAAATCGGGTAAAGGAAGAAAAAGATACTATTGGTTTTGATGCAAATAAAGGCCAGTATGTCAACATGATTGAAGCTGGCATTTTAGATCCTGCAAAAGTAACTCGATCGGCTATCCAAAATGCAGGTTCGATTGCGGGTCTTTTGCTCACCACTGAAGCTTCCATTTGCGAATTACCACAAGACAAGAAAGAAACACCAGCTCATCCAGGAATGGGTGGGATGGGTGACATGTATTAG
- a CDS encoding Rne/Rng family ribonuclease — protein sequence MKKIIINSDQWQTRVAIIQDGDVYHLYFDQHLQRPIERAYFKGKVSKVLPGIQTAFVDIGQSKAGFLHISELDRDLAFEKIFKYVKSDEETLEQTESPKIEKAKVDISNVLNENDTILVQVCKEPVYEKGPKLTTCFTVPGRFLVLMPNIPKIGISKKIEDGNERQRLRAIIRENLPESMGAIIRTSAEGASVKSIQQDISYLSSIWKKIELDFKKAPLEAKLYEDLDLVLQIVRDHLDEQIEAIIVDNEAVQVKIYQFIRDMSPEFSHIVRLYTGHQNIFDHFNIEKQIQSALDRKVHLKCGGSLIIETTEAMTVIDVNTGKFTGKSNMEETIVKTNIEAAYEIARQLRLRNIGGLIVIDFIDMATYANKQKVFKTFEKVLKEQDKFQSVVLKISEFGLVQMTRKRSGKTLMQQLMHNCTSCNGLGAIKSLQTLAYDIFRHLKCELLRPLKTKAVTIQLHGALFDYITKNEYKAILELEKMSGIKIMLATNEEVAQNHYLINCE from the coding sequence GTGAAAAAAATTATTATAAATAGCGATCAGTGGCAGACACGAGTGGCCATTATCCAAGATGGTGATGTGTATCACTTATACTTTGACCAACATTTACAAAGACCTATTGAAAGGGCGTATTTTAAAGGAAAAGTAAGTAAAGTTTTACCAGGTATCCAGACGGCATTTGTTGATATAGGACAAAGTAAGGCGGGGTTCCTGCATATTTCAGAGCTTGATCGGGACCTAGCTTTTGAAAAAATTTTCAAATATGTAAAGTCAGATGAGGAAACGCTTGAACAAACCGAAAGCCCAAAAATTGAAAAGGCCAAAGTTGATATCAGTAATGTTTTGAACGAGAACGATACAATCTTGGTGCAAGTGTGCAAAGAACCGGTCTATGAAAAAGGACCGAAACTTACGACCTGTTTTACTGTTCCGGGAAGATTTTTAGTATTAATGCCCAACATCCCGAAGATAGGCATTTCTAAAAAAATAGAAGACGGTAATGAAAGGCAACGTTTGAGGGCTATTATTCGAGAGAACCTTCCAGAATCAATGGGGGCAATCATTAGAACATCTGCTGAAGGAGCAAGTGTAAAAAGTATTCAGCAGGATATCTCATACTTGAGCTCTATCTGGAAAAAAATTGAGTTGGACTTTAAAAAAGCACCATTGGAAGCAAAATTGTACGAAGACCTCGATTTAGTGTTACAAATAGTTAGAGATCACCTTGATGAACAGATAGAAGCTATCATTGTTGATAATGAGGCTGTGCAGGTAAAAATATATCAGTTCATACGAGATATGAGCCCTGAGTTTTCACACATTGTGCGATTGTACACAGGTCATCAAAATATTTTTGATCATTTTAATATCGAAAAACAGATCCAGTCAGCACTCGACCGTAAGGTACATTTAAAATGTGGTGGCTCGCTTATTATTGAAACAACCGAAGCAATGACGGTTATTGACGTCAACACAGGTAAATTCACTGGCAAGTCAAATATGGAAGAAACAATTGTAAAGACGAACATTGAGGCTGCTTACGAAATTGCGCGACAGCTGCGCTTGAGAAATATTGGAGGCCTGATTGTTATCGATTTTATCGATATGGCGACCTATGCAAATAAACAAAAAGTATTTAAAACATTTGAAAAGGTTTTAAAAGAACAGGACAAATTTCAATCCGTTGTATTGAAAATTTCTGAATTTGGCCTTGTACAGATGACCCGCAAACGTTCGGGAAAAACGTTGATGCAGCAGCTTATGCATAACTGTACAAGTTGCAATGGACTTGGCGCAATTAAGTCGTTACAAACATTGGCCTATGACATTTTTAGGCATTTAAAATGTGAACTGTTGCGACCACTTAAAACTAAAGCAGTGACCATTCAGCTACACGGTGCACTTTTTGATTATATTACCAAGAATGAATACAAAGCGATTTTGGAACTTGAAAAAATGAGTGGTATTAAAATAATGCTTGCAACCAATGAAGAGGTTGCTCAGAATCATTATCTGATTAACTGTGAATAA
- a CDS encoding tryptophan-rich sensory protein has translation MKQHKKDVIWLLLWVILLLSVSGFLGMVTQQNIATWYNTLKRSPLSPPNYLFGIVWPILYCMIGTSGWLMWQMPRYDGHAIIRYAYILQLVLNWLWTPLFFSYHFIGWSLFCLFLIVVTVMFLILRLYKLNRIAASLLLPYLAWLLFATHLHVYVWLYN, from the coding sequence ATGAAGCAACATAAAAAAGATGTTATCTGGCTCCTGCTTTGGGTTATTTTACTATTGTCAGTTAGTGGTTTTCTTGGAATGGTAACGCAACAGAATATCGCTACATGGTACAACACTTTAAAACGTTCTCCGCTTTCACCACCGAACTATCTTTTTGGAATTGTATGGCCGATTTTGTATTGCATGATTGGCACAAGTGGCTGGTTGATGTGGCAGATGCCCCGATATGATGGTCACGCAATCATTCGATATGCCTATATTCTGCAGCTGGTGTTAAACTGGTTGTGGACACCGCTTTTTTTTAGCTATCATTTTATCGGATGGTCTTTGTTCTGTCTTTTCTTAATAGTTGTAACGGTCATGTTTTTGATTTTAAGATTGTATAAGTTGAATCGAATAGCTGCCAGTCTTTTGTTACCATACCTAGCATGGTTATTGTTTGCAACGCATCTGCATGTTTATGTTTGGTTGTATAATTGA
- the mnmE gene encoding tRNA uridine-5-carboxymethylaminomethyl(34) synthesis GTPase MnmE codes for MSKKTFSDIIIAQASPQGVGALALLRLVGSGVLDLVEQCVNLKNKKKCSAQKSYTAHCAEIFDQDGSILDFVIILIMRAPSTFTGLDTVEITCHNNIFIIQSIIDLFLSLGARLALPGEFTKLAMIHGKIDLLQAEAIQELLHANSPVLAKAALSQVAGSLSAKVSQYENELLALLATVSATFEFIEEEQNDFAHIIINKLIALIDELDNCQKLFDRQLHARNGFRVVLLGSVNVGKSSLFNGLLGKSRAIVSDKAGTTRDVIEAGILYKNRFLTLVDTAGIRVTNDEIEQIGVEKALQEAILADLILLVYDGSRQLLPAEQLVYDNILNMHNKKVVVVWNKVDQGIIIENQPKGISCSAVLQYGFDQVYDQIEKRLLQLADQDSPPFIVNQRHMHILHATKEKLLYILRLCQSAYPAYEIIAFELQNVLVTVSELTGKTINEQVMDRVFATFCVGK; via the coding sequence GTGAGTAAAAAAACATTTTCTGACATTATCATTGCGCAAGCCAGCCCGCAAGGAGTAGGTGCGCTTGCTCTGTTGCGCTTGGTCGGATCTGGTGTACTAGACCTTGTGGAGCAGTGTGTAAATCTAAAAAATAAAAAAAAATGTTCTGCACAGAAGTCCTACACCGCCCATTGTGCAGAGATTTTTGATCAAGATGGATCAATTTTAGATTTTGTGATTATCTTGATTATGCGTGCGCCTTCCACTTTCACTGGGTTAGATACCGTTGAAATTACCTGCCACAATAATATTTTCATTATACAATCTATTATTGATCTCTTTTTGAGTCTTGGTGCGCGATTGGCGTTGCCAGGAGAGTTCACCAAACTTGCAATGATACATGGAAAAATTGACCTTTTACAGGCAGAGGCTATTCAAGAGCTTTTACATGCAAATTCACCGGTACTTGCAAAGGCTGCACTGTCCCAGGTGGCAGGTAGCCTCTCTGCAAAAGTAAGTCAGTATGAAAATGAGCTATTAGCACTCTTGGCAACTGTCTCTGCAACCTTCGAATTTATCGAAGAAGAACAGAACGATTTTGCGCATATTATTATCAATAAGCTTATCGCATTGATAGACGAGCTAGACAATTGCCAAAAATTATTCGATCGGCAGCTCCATGCCCGAAATGGATTTCGAGTTGTACTACTAGGTTCGGTAAATGTTGGGAAATCTTCTCTTTTTAACGGGCTCTTAGGAAAAAGCAGAGCAATTGTAAGTGATAAAGCGGGTACAACAAGGGATGTCATTGAAGCTGGCATACTATATAAAAACAGGTTCTTAACGCTGGTCGATACCGCCGGGATACGTGTAACCAACGATGAAATTGAACAGATTGGAGTTGAAAAAGCCTTACAAGAAGCAATTTTAGCCGATCTGATTTTATTAGTCTATGATGGATCTCGACAGTTATTACCCGCAGAACAGTTGGTATATGATAACATTTTGAATATGCATAATAAAAAAGTAGTTGTAGTGTGGAACAAAGTAGATCAAGGTATCATCATTGAAAATCAACCTAAAGGCATATCATGCTCAGCGGTTTTACAATATGGTTTTGACCAAGTGTATGATCAGATAGAAAAAAGATTGTTGCAGTTAGCAGATCAAGACAGTCCTCCTTTTATTGTTAATCAAAGACATATGCACATTTTACATGCAACAAAAGAGAAACTTTTATACATACTACGACTTTGTCAAAGTGCATATCCAGCCTATGAAATTATTGCATTTGAATTACAAAATGTACTTGTAACAGTTTCAGAATTAACTGGAAAAACAATAAATGAACAGGTGATGGATCGTGTTTTTGCAACCTTTTGTGTTGGCAAGTAA
- a CDS encoding DNA alkylation repair protein, giving the protein MNRMVTLDNVKRDILTAVLYTPQAVKRFFKTEVGAYAEHDQFLGASVPLLRGVAQKHAALELALIQQILTSPYNEERLFALFVLIKQYQKGSAKERALLYEFYLANLAYVNNWNLVDCSAHLIVGNQLYDSGQTDLLYEFAASKNLWKKRVAIIATWYFIRQKQYELTCNIALKLAADTHDLIHKATGWMLREVGKKDVDVLRTFLHQSKHRFSRTTLRYATERMIAQDRAKLLKLEK; this is encoded by the coding sequence ATGAATCGAATGGTCACTCTGGACAATGTTAAACGGGATATTCTCACTGCAGTACTATATACGCCACAAGCGGTCAAACGGTTTTTCAAAACAGAAGTGGGTGCTTATGCTGAGCATGACCAGTTTTTGGGTGCATCGGTACCGCTGCTACGCGGTGTGGCACAAAAACATGCCGCACTTGAGCTTGCACTGATACAACAGATCCTTACATCACCTTACAATGAAGAACGGTTGTTCGCTCTTTTTGTCCTAATAAAACAGTATCAAAAGGGATCAGCAAAAGAACGGGCACTGTTGTATGAGTTTTATTTGGCCAATCTTGCATATGTTAATAACTGGAATCTGGTTGACTGTTCAGCACATCTGATTGTTGGAAATCAGCTGTATGACAGTGGGCAGACAGATCTGTTATATGAATTTGCAGCTTCAAAAAATCTGTGGAAAAAGCGAGTGGCGATTATTGCCACCTGGTATTTCATAAGACAGAAGCAGTATGAGCTAACGTGTAACATCGCACTCAAACTTGCAGCCGATACACATGACCTGATTCACAAAGCGACGGGCTGGATGTTGCGAGAAGTTGGCAAAAAAGATGTTGATGTACTTCGTACATTTTTACACCAAAGCAAACACCGTTTTTCACGCACTACACTGCGTTATGCAACGGAACGAATGATAGCTCAAGACCGCGCGAAGTTGTTAAAACTAGAAAAATAG
- a CDS encoding co-chaperone GroES, with protein MIEKIRPLGDRVLVKRIEGESQTASGIFIPDSAKSKGQMGAVVAVGAGKKDKDGHLVPLDVKMNDIVFFGQYAGVDAGEDHLIIKEDEILGVVQK; from the coding sequence ATGATTGAAAAAATAAGGCCTTTGGGTGACCGCGTGTTAGTAAAAAGAATAGAAGGCGAAAGTCAAACTGCATCGGGTATTTTTATTCCAGATAGTGCCAAAAGCAAGGGCCAGATGGGTGCAGTCGTGGCCGTTGGTGCCGGCAAAAAGGATAAAGATGGTCATCTGGTCCCGTTAGACGTAAAAATGAACGATATTGTGTTTTTTGGGCAATATGCGGGTGTGGACGCTGGTGAAGATCATCTTATCATCAAAGAAGATGAGATCTTGGGTGTAGTACAGAAATAG
- the ruvA gene encoding Holliday junction branch migration protein RuvA: protein MISHITGRVKEVGQSTIVVETNGFGLVLCTPQPNLFEVNTDCLIYVHFYWHQETGPSLFGFHSLDEKNVFLLLIQCTGVGPKLALTCLATLSPGTIIRAIQNDDYKAIASVQGIGTKKAETITLLLKEKANAIQLQEELASEVQLWPTVCEALTSLGYSKNEILTAGRQIKKEMSQKQLPFDQLMRKALVLLSK, encoded by the coding sequence ATGATAAGTCATATTACAGGCCGTGTAAAAGAGGTTGGTCAGTCAACCATTGTAGTCGAAACCAATGGGTTTGGTCTAGTATTGTGCACGCCGCAGCCAAATCTATTTGAAGTAAATACTGATTGTCTGATTTATGTGCATTTTTACTGGCATCAAGAAACGGGACCTTCTCTGTTTGGCTTTCATTCGCTCGATGAAAAAAATGTGTTCCTTTTATTAATACAATGTACGGGAGTGGGGCCGAAATTGGCACTGACATGCCTGGCAACGCTGTCTCCTGGTACCATTATTAGGGCAATACAAAACGATGATTATAAAGCAATAGCATCAGTACAAGGTATTGGTACAAAAAAAGCAGAAACAATTACCTTATTATTAAAAGAAAAGGCTAATGCCATACAACTGCAAGAAGAATTAGCCTCAGAAGTGCAACTATGGCCAACTGTATGTGAAGCATTGACGTCCTTGGGCTATTCAAAAAATGAGATCCTAACGGCGGGCAGGCAGATCAAAAAAGAGATGAGCCAAAAACAGTTGCCCTTCGACCAGTTGATGCGTAAAGCACTTGTGCTTTTAAGTAAATGA